A section of the Candidatus Hydrogenedentota bacterium genome encodes:
- a CDS encoding DUF1015 domain-containing protein yields the protein MLEVKGFRGLRYNSALVPNLDLAITPPYDVITPEERAALAAGSPHNLVHLILPVESDGRDKYENAAAALESWIAEGALVQDDAPSLYLLRQHFTDLEGNAQVRRGFFGVIRLPEVNENYVLGHERTFAKPVEDRLRLTEATAANLGAVFGLYSDPEDALAPLLAQMDERPADMRAHTIDNVTQELWRVEDDTLVRGFFKDQTIYIADGHHRFQTACTYRDELRAKLPLDSNHPANFALMGFVSFSDPGLKIYPPHRVVTPPPLFDADAFLSALGEWFDVTAVAEDMPAAVKASGALGTMGLAIPGKGDYVLSFKGDRVAFLGDDRGPSWRDLDVALLHRGIIERLLGIPEGTVFEYEKSVAGAMKGAREGGKLAFILQPTRSEQICACADAKEPMPQKSTYFFPKLPSGAAIHRLK from the coding sequence ATGCTTGAAGTAAAAGGTTTTCGCGGTCTGCGCTATAATTCCGCCCTGGTCCCCAATCTTGATTTGGCCATTACGCCGCCCTACGACGTAATCACGCCGGAGGAGCGCGCCGCGCTGGCGGCGGGCAGCCCCCACAATCTGGTGCATCTCATTCTCCCCGTGGAGAGCGACGGCCGCGACAAGTACGAGAATGCGGCCGCCGCGCTGGAGTCCTGGATCGCGGAGGGCGCGCTCGTGCAGGACGACGCCCCGAGCTTGTATCTGCTCCGCCAGCACTTTACCGACCTCGAAGGTAACGCACAGGTACGCAGGGGATTCTTCGGCGTGATCCGCCTGCCGGAGGTGAATGAGAATTATGTGCTCGGGCACGAGCGGACCTTTGCGAAGCCGGTGGAAGACCGCCTTCGCCTTACGGAAGCCACTGCGGCCAATCTGGGGGCGGTTTTCGGGCTGTATTCGGATCCGGAAGACGCCCTGGCCCCCCTGCTCGCGCAGATGGACGAGCGGCCCGCCGACATGAGGGCCCACACCATCGACAACGTGACCCAGGAGCTCTGGCGCGTGGAAGACGACACGCTGGTCCGTGGCTTCTTCAAAGATCAGACGATCTACATCGCCGATGGCCACCACCGCTTCCAGACGGCCTGCACCTACCGCGATGAACTGAGGGCGAAGCTGCCGCTGGACTCGAACCACCCCGCCAATTTCGCCCTGATGGGCTTCGTCTCATTCAGCGACCCGGGGCTCAAGATTTATCCGCCCCACCGCGTGGTGACGCCACCGCCGCTATTCGACGCGGACGCTTTCCTGTCCGCGCTGGGCGAATGGTTTGACGTCACTGCCGTCGCGGAGGATATGCCCGCCGCCGTGAAGGCCTCGGGCGCGCTGGGCACGATGGGGCTGGCGATTCCCGGCAAGGGTGACTACGTGCTGTCGTTCAAGGGAGATCGCGTGGCGTTCCTGGGCGATGATCGCGGGCCTTCCTGGCGCGATCTCGATGTGGCCCTGCTGCACCGAGGCATCATCGAGCGGCTGCTGGGCATTCCGGAGGGGACGGTGTTTGAATACGAGAAGAGCGTGGCCGGTGCGATGAAGGGTGCCCGGGAGGGTGGTAAACTTGCCTTCATCCTCCAGCCCACGCGCTCGGAACAAATCTGTGCCTGCGCGGATGCGAAAGAACCCATGCCGCAGAAGTCGACCTACTTTTTCCCAAAACTGCCCAGCGGCGCGGCGATACACCGCCTCAAATGA
- a CDS encoding 4-hydroxy-tetrahydrodipicolinate synthase — translation MFQGSFPALVTPFKENFEIDFDAYGRLVDFHLENGTDGIVPCGCSGEAATLSHDEQKALIRFVVERVAGRVPVVAGTGSNNTAEAVGLTKYAKEVGADGALLITPYYNKPTPAGQIAHYTMVAEQAQIPIMLYNVPGRTGTKISPETIAALSKVPFIVSVKEACGSVDQVSQILHQCDINVMSGDDSLTLPMMAVGAKGVVSVAANVVPRLISDLCKAANAGDFAKAKELHYKSLSLGTALFLETNPMPVKAALAKMGMIKNVLRLPLVSMTDESAARMDPALKELGLI, via the coding sequence ATGTTTCAGGGATCGTTCCCCGCACTGGTTACGCCGTTCAAGGAAAACTTCGAGATTGACTTTGACGCGTATGGTCGCCTCGTTGACTTTCACCTCGAAAACGGCACCGATGGTATCGTCCCCTGCGGATGCTCCGGCGAAGCCGCCACCCTCTCCCATGACGAGCAGAAGGCACTGATTCGCTTCGTCGTCGAGCGCGTGGCGGGTCGAGTGCCCGTGGTCGCCGGCACGGGCTCCAACAACACCGCCGAAGCCGTCGGCCTTACAAAGTACGCGAAGGAAGTGGGTGCGGACGGCGCGCTGCTGATTACGCCCTACTACAACAAGCCCACGCCCGCCGGTCAGATAGCCCACTACACCATGGTGGCCGAACAGGCCCAGATCCCGATCATGCTCTATAATGTGCCCGGTCGCACCGGCACCAAGATATCCCCCGAGACCATCGCGGCGCTTAGCAAGGTGCCCTTTATCGTCTCCGTGAAAGAAGCCTGCGGTAGCGTGGATCAGGTCTCCCAGATTCTCCACCAGTGCGACATCAACGTCATGTCCGGCGACGACAGCCTCACCCTGCCCATGATGGCCGTAGGCGCGAAAGGGGTCGTATCCGTCGCGGCGAACGTCGTCCCCCGGCTGATTTCTGATCTTTGCAAAGCGGCCAACGCGGGCGACTTCGCAAAGGCGAAGGAATTGCACTATAAGTCTCTGTCGCTTGGCACGGCCCTCTTCCTGGAGACCAACCCCATGCCCGTAAAGGCCGCGCTGGCGAAGATGGGCATGATCAAGAACGTTCTGCGCCTGCCGCTGGTTTCCATGACCGACGAGTCCGCCGCACGCATGGACCCCGCACTGAAGGAACTGGGACTGATCTGA